The nucleotide sequence GAACATGCTGGGGGAGACGGGCTCAGCGGGAAGGCCCAACTCTTCGTTCAGCGTCTTGTACGCGTTCGTGACTCTCGACTCAGCGACGCGGGCCATCTCGCTGACGTCATCTACCAACCGCGAGAGGCCGTTGCACCGACATGCCCCGTAGATGCTGGCCGCTGCGATGGCCTCGATGGACCTGCCTCGAAGCAGATCTTCGTTCTGGGCGCTCCGGAAGAGCTGGCACGCCTGGTCGCGGACCGAATCGGAAAGGTCGAGCGCGCTGGCCAGCCGGCGCACTTCGCCCAGTCCGTGTGCGAGGTTCCGTTCCGCTTTCGACCGCCAGCGACCGCGGGTCTGCTCACGGCGCATCCGCTCGAGTCGCCGTCGCTTCTGCCCAGAGATCTCGTTCCCCTTCGCGTCGGTGCCGCGACCGATCTCCGTCGACAGGCCGCGATCGTGGCGGGCCGCAGTGAGTGGAGCACCCGTTCGCTCACGCTCCTCGTCGTCGTACGTACGCCACTCCGGCCCGTGATCGATGCGCTGTTCGTCGATGACCAGGCCACAGTCCTCGCAGACCGTTTC is from Halostella litorea and encodes:
- a CDS encoding transcription initiation factor IIB, whose amino-acid sequence is MATRDIYESGFDEDVRTESSANQCPECDGRVTTNAVETVCEDCGLVIDEQRIDHGPEWRTYDDEERERTGAPLTAARHDRGLSTEIGRGTDAKGNEISGQKRRRLERMRREQTRGRWRSKAERNLAHGLGEVRRLASALDLSDSVRDQACQLFRSAQNEDLLRGRSIEAIAAASIYGACRCNGLSRLVDDVSEMARVAESRVTNAYKTLNEELGLPAEPVSPSMFVPRLASDLECPDEIRQRARALAEQAEERGVTTGVHPAGFAAACLYKAGREEGRWLTQSEAADVATASKATVRAHRDTLEEQVA